The following are encoded together in the Streptomyces tsukubensis genome:
- a CDS encoding thiamine-phosphate kinase translates to MKGTVGELGEFGLIRELTARLTTTPAVKLGPGDDAAIVAAPDRRVVASTDILLEGRHFRRDWSTAYDVGRKAAAQNLADIAAMGAVPTALLLGLVVPAELPATWPTELMDGLRDECQVAGAAVVGGDVVRGDTITVAITALGDLRDHDPVTRSGAQVGDVVAVTGWLGWSAAGHAVLSRGFRSPRAFVEAHRRPEPPYHAGPAAAGLGATAMTDVSDGLIADLGHIAEASNVRIDIHSGKVDVPSQMNDIGQAVGVDPLQWVLTGGEDHAMVATFPQDVKLPARWKVIGEVLNASVAPRVTVDGAPWSHAGGWDHFGDAGPDGPGSGERDGVEPSR, encoded by the coding sequence ATGAAGGGCACTGTCGGAGAGTTGGGGGAGTTCGGCCTCATCAGAGAACTCACCGCACGGCTCACCACCACCCCGGCGGTCAAGCTGGGGCCGGGCGACGACGCCGCGATCGTGGCCGCACCCGACCGCAGGGTCGTCGCGAGCACGGACATCCTGCTGGAGGGCAGGCACTTCCGTCGTGACTGGTCGACCGCCTACGACGTCGGCCGCAAGGCCGCCGCCCAGAACCTCGCCGACATCGCGGCCATGGGCGCCGTCCCCACCGCGCTGCTGCTCGGCCTCGTCGTCCCCGCCGAACTCCCCGCCACGTGGCCCACCGAGCTGATGGACGGGCTGCGGGACGAATGCCAGGTCGCGGGCGCCGCCGTTGTCGGCGGCGACGTCGTACGCGGCGACACCATCACGGTCGCGATCACCGCCCTTGGCGACCTGCGCGACCACGACCCCGTCACCCGCTCCGGCGCACAGGTCGGCGACGTCGTGGCCGTCACCGGATGGCTCGGCTGGTCCGCGGCAGGCCACGCCGTGCTCTCCCGCGGCTTCCGGTCCCCGCGCGCCTTTGTCGAAGCCCATCGCAGGCCTGAACCGCCGTACCACGCGGGCCCCGCAGCCGCCGGCCTCGGCGCCACCGCGATGACCGACGTCAGCGACGGCCTGATCGCCGACCTGGGCCACATCGCCGAGGCCAGCAACGTCCGTATCGACATCCACTCCGGCAAGGTCGACGTGCCCTCCCAGATGAACGACATCGGCCAGGCCGTCGGTGTCGACCCGCTGCAATGGGTCCTCACGGGCGGTGAGGACCACGCCATGGTCGCGACCTTTCCCCAGGACGTGAAACTCCCCGCACGCTGGAAGGTCATCGGCGAGGTGCTGAACGCCTCCGTGGCGCCCCGTGTCACCGTCGACGGCGCGCCGTGGTCCCACGCGGGCGGCTGGGACCACTTCGGCGACGCGGGACCCGACGGGCCGGGCAGCGGCGAACGGGACGGCGTCGAACCTTCTCGGTGA